Proteins encoded in a region of the Scatophagus argus isolate fScaArg1 chromosome 1, fScaArg1.pri, whole genome shotgun sequence genome:
- the LOC124062790 gene encoding myoblast determination protein 1 homolog, producing the protein MDLTDLPFPLSSADDLYDDPCFSTSDMNFFDDLDARLMHASLLKSEDHLHHHHHVPIAEEEDEHVRAPGGLHQAGHCLLWACKACKRKTTHADRRKAATMRERRRLSKVNDAFETLKRCTASNPNQRLPKVEILRNAISYIESLQALLRADGGFYPRLEHYSGDSDASSPRSNCSDGMMDFISPCSTTSENSDGSCCSRTDDSSSSQRSLISSLDCLSSIVERISTDPAVAPPGDSVVPRGPGSPQHSPAGSSPSAEPSSIYEPL; encoded by the exons ATGGATCTGACCGAccttcccttccctctctcctctgctgatgACCTCTACGATGACCCCTGCTTCAGCACCAGCGACATGAACTTTTTTGACGACCTGGACGCTCGGCTGATGCACGCCAGCCTGCTGAAGTCAGAggatcatcttcatcaccatcaccacgTCCCCATcgcggaggaggaggacgagcaTGTGAGGGCTCCCGGGGGCCTCCACCAGGCGGGACACTGCCTGCTCTGGGCCTGCAAGGCCTGCAAGAGGAAGACGACCCACGCAGACCGGAGGAAAGCGGCGACCATGCGGGAAAGGCGAAGGCTCAGTAAAGTCAACGACGCCTTCGAGACCCTGAAGCGTTGCACGGCGTCCAATCCAAACCAGCGGCTGCCCAAAGTGGAGATCCTGCGTAACGCAATCAGCTACATCGAGTCCCTGCAGGCCCTGCTGAGGGCCGACGGCGGCTTCTACCCTCGGCTGGAACACTACAGCGGGGATTCGGACGCGTCCAGTCCTCGCTCCAACTGCTCCGACGGCATG ATGGATTTCATCTCTCCGTGTTCGACCACAAGCGAGAACAGCGACGGCTCCTGCTGCAGTCGGACAGACG ATTCCAGCAGCAGTCAACGATCGCTCATTTCCAGTTTGGACTGTTTGTCCAGCATCGTGGAGCGGATCAGCACAGATCCAGCTGTGGCCCCCCCTGGTGACAGCGTGGTCCCCCGGGGCCCCGGATCACCTCAGCACAGCCCTGCAGGTTCCAGTCCGTCGGCTGAACCCAGCAGCATCTACGAGCCGCTTTGA